The stretch of DNA GGGGCGGCTTCGAGCTCGACCGGCCCGCCGACGGCTACCTCGCCCTGCCCGGCTGGACCAAGGGCCTCGCCTGGATCAACGGCTTCCCGCTCGGCCGGTACTGGTCCCGCGGCCCGCAGGCCACCCTCTACCTGCCCGGCCCGGCGCTGCGCCCCGGCCGCAACGAGCTCACCGTCCTCGAGCTGCACGCCACCGCCTCCCCCACCGTCGAACTCCGGGACCGGCCGGACCTCGGCCCGACCCAGGAGTGACTCACCGTCCGCCGGCAGGCGGTGCCGAGTGCCCGAGCGGTCCGCGGAACCCCACCCGGTGCCGTCGCCGCAGCCGGACCACCTCGATCACCGCCGTCGCCGTCACCCCGACCGGCCCGGCCAGCAACCCGACCAGCGCCGGGCCGTGCGTGGAGGTGCCCTCGGTGTCCACCAGCCAGACGTGGCCCAGCACGGTCAGCCAGACCAGTGGCACGGCCGTCAGCGGCCGGGCCAGCGGGTGCGCCCGGACGGCGAAGTTGTTCCGGTGCACCAGGTAGATCACGCAGAGGTAGAACGGCCCGAACCAGATGGCCGCGAGTGCGGCGAGCACGGAGGACCGGTGCGCGGACTCCACCATCCCGGCGAAGACCAGCACGGTGAGCAGCCCCACCAGCAGCGGCCGGGCCACCGACCGCGCCACCAGCCGCCGGGTGCCCGGGTAGGCGAGCGCGACCAGCGGCACACAGCCCAGCACCAGCGAGATCGGGCCGGTCGCCAGCATCACGATGCTGTCCTCCCCGAGTACGGCGTTCAGGAAGTCATCCTTGGCCCAGGTGCCGGTCACCAGCCGCACCAGGTGCAGCAGCAGCCCCATCCCGAGCAGCGCCCGCGGCGTCAACAGCCGCTCCACCCAGGGGTCCACCGCCTCCGCGACCACCTCGGTCACCACAGGCCCGACGTACGGATCGAACACCTGCCCGCCGACCGTCCCGGCCACCCCCGAGGCGCTCAGCCGCATCGACCGGTACGGCCCGTACACCGTCCGGGCCAGCCGCCAGGGCAGCACCACGTCCAACACCCGCTGCCGCTGCGTCCGTTCCACCACCGGCGGGTCGGGCATCCGGTACGGCACCCGCCCATAGGCCGCCACCAACTCCGCCCGCGAGAGCCGCGCCCCCGACGCCACCACCACTGCTCCCCCACCCCCGCCACAGCCGATCCGACCGGTAGGGTCCCAGCCCGCCACCTCCCGCGCAATCCGATTCCCGCCGGCTCGATCCATCGCCCACGCAGGGCTTTCTGACGGACCGTCACTCTCTGCACGGGCACTACTCCCCGCGCAGCGCGATGGTCGGCGGCAGCCGCCCAGCCCACCGGCGGCCTCGACATCCTGATCGAGCTCCCCGTCCAGGACTGAATTCGGTGGTGCCCCAGGCGTCCCGTCGGAGATCATTCGCCCATGTCACCCGCTGCGCCCGGCCGGATCATCTTCCTGAACGGCACCTCCAGCTCAGGCAAGTCGAGCATCGCCCGCGAGCTGCTCCGGGTCCTGGACGAGACCTTCTTCCACTTCCCCGTCGACGCCTTCCACGCGATGCGCGCCGACCGGGACATCCCGGACGGGGAGATCCAGGCCGAACTCGACCGCACGGCCCGCGGCTTCCACCGCGCCGTCGCCGGCATGTCCGCCGCCGGCAACCACCTCGTGGTGGACCACGTCCTGACCGACCCCTGGCGCCTGCGCGACTGCCTCGACCTCTTCCCCGCCGACCGCGTCCTCCTCGTCGGCGTCCACTGCGCCCTCCCCGAACTGGAACGCCGCGAAGCACTCCGCGGCGACCGCCCCCCGGGCCTGGCCGCCCGCCAGCTCCTCCAGGTCCACGCCCACGGCACCTACGACCTCGAGTGCGACACCGGCCACCAGACCCCGACCGACATCGCCCACCGGATCAAGACCGCCCTCGCCGACCACCCCGCCCCCACCGCCTTCACCCGCCTGAAGCAGACCCTCCCCACCGCCCGGGACTGACACCATGACCAAGCCACCGACCTTCGCCGACCCGGCCAACCCCACCCCGGAAGAACTGACCACCTGGGCCTACACCCGCAACGCCCCGGCCCCGTTCGACCAGGACTGGGACATCATCCTCACCCGCCCGGCCTTCGGCCCCCTCTTCCTCTCCCTGGCCGCCGACCGCAAGTGCCCCAACCGCCGGTTCTTCCTCGGCTGCCTCTACCTCCTGGCCGGCACCGCCGTACGCTCCCACTTCCGCACCATGCCCGAGGCCGCCCTCACCGCCCTCACCCACCAGGCCACCTCACCCGCCAACCCCTGGACCACCACCTGGGCCACCCGCACCCGAGCCCTGCTCCGCTCCCCCGAATCCTTCACCTACACCGCCTGGTGCACCCCCCAAGGCCTGGCCGCCAGACCGACCTGACCACAGCCCAGGGCCCCGGACGAGCACGTCCCCTCTCCCGCCTACCTCGAGGGTCTGATCGACATCAGGTGGAGCGCAGCGGCATGAAGAGGTAGCGGTAGCTGGGGTCGTGTTCCGCTTCGTTGTCCGTTCGTCCGGTGAGGACGGCTGGCTTGGTGGCGGTGGTGTAGCTCAGTTCCGCCATCGGGGTGGTGAGGGCGTTGATGCCTTCGACGAGGTAGGCGGCGTTGGCGGGGATGCAGATCGGCTCGCCGTGGAAGGGGCTGGGCAGGGTTTCGCGGCCGCGGGCGTCGCTGCTGTTGCCCGCGTCGAGGGTGATTCGGCCGGCGGACAGGGTGATGCGCAGGGGAGAGCGGTTGTCGGCGACGAGAGCGATCCGCTTGGCGGCCTCGAGGAGGGGGAGTCGTTCGACGGTGGCGGATCCGGTGTAGGTGGTGGGGAAGATGGTCTCGTAGTTCGGGAAGGCGGAGTCGAGGAGCCGGGTCGTCGCCTGGCGGGCCCCGGTGCGGAGGCCGATCAGTCCTCCGGTTCCGGAGGGTTCGCTGTGCAGGGCGATCGTGACCCGGTCGCCCGGGGGTGCTTTGGCCAGTGCCTTGGTGATGTCGTGCAGGATCCTGGCCGGTACGAGTGCGAAGGCTTCGGGTGCCTGGGGGTCGGCCGGCTGCCAGGGCAGGTCACGAACGGCGAGACGGTAGCGGTCGGTTGCGACCAGTCGTAGCCGTTCGGCGTTGATCTCGAGCCGGATGGCGGTGAGGACCGGGAGGGTGTCGTCGCGGGCGGCGACGATGGCGACCTGCGCAACGGCTGCTGCGAAGGCCGCGGCGTCGGCCGTGCCTCGGATCGGGGGCAGGTCCGGCAGTCGTGGGTAGTCTTCGCGTGGGATGTGGGGCAGGGCGAACTGCGATTGGCCGCAGGTGAGGACGGTGT from Kitasatospora sp. MMS16-BH015 encodes:
- a CDS encoding chloramphenicol phosphotransferase CPT family protein gives rise to the protein MSPAAPGRIIFLNGTSSSGKSSIARELLRVLDETFFHFPVDAFHAMRADRDIPDGEIQAELDRTARGFHRAVAGMSAAGNHLVVDHVLTDPWRLRDCLDLFPADRVLLVGVHCALPELERREALRGDRPPGLAARQLLQVHAHGTYDLECDTGHQTPTDIAHRIKTALADHPAPTAFTRLKQTLPTARD
- the dnaN gene encoding DNA polymerase III subunit beta, yielding MKLRLDRAAFSDTVAWAARALPHRPTLPVLAGILLTASDRTLTAAAFDFEVSTTFEVEAEVLAPGTALVSGRLLADLSRALPDQPVELTSDTTDTVLTCGQSQFALPHIPREDYPRLPDLPPIRGTADAAAFAAAVAQVAIVAARDDTLPVLTAIRLEINAERLRLVATDRYRLAVRDLPWQPADPQAPEAFALVPARILHDITKALAKAPPGDRVTIALHSEPSGTGGLIGLRTGARQATTRLLDSAFPNYETIFPTTYTGSATVERLPLLEAAKRIALVADNRSPLRITLSAGRITLDAGNSSDARGRETLPSPFHGEPICIPANAAYLVEGINALTTPMAELSYTTATKPAVLTGRTDNEAEHDPSYRYLFMPLRST